In Fodinicola acaciae, the following proteins share a genomic window:
- the yidD gene encoding membrane protein insertion efficiency factor YidD: MTGEPRQTWRDRIKDNLDSCVPDDCGCDFVPDGCDVGGCDCGSCLIAWIPLLGMPAVLRERSRPTMPARMGLAAIRGYQTGVSAHLPARCRYVPSCSAYAAGAVSKYGLKAGSQLAAARLRRCNRDVPRGTADPVP, translated from the coding sequence GTGACGGGGGAGCCGCGCCAGACCTGGCGCGACCGGATCAAGGACAACCTCGACTCGTGCGTACCGGACGACTGCGGCTGCGACTTCGTCCCGGACGGCTGTGACGTAGGCGGCTGCGACTGCGGCTCCTGCCTGATCGCCTGGATCCCACTGCTCGGAATGCCGGCGGTCCTGCGCGAACGGTCCCGGCCGACGATGCCGGCGCGGATGGGGCTGGCGGCGATCCGCGGCTACCAGACCGGCGTCAGCGCGCACCTGCCGGCGCGTTGCCGCTATGTGCCGTCGTGCAGCGCATACGCGGCCGGCGCGGTGTCCAAGTACGGCCTGAAGGCCGGGTCGCAGCTGGCCGCCGCTCGCCTGCGGCGCTGCAACCGGGACGTGCCTCGCGGCACCGCCGACCCGGTGCCATAG